In Halapricum desulfuricans, a single window of DNA contains:
- a CDS encoding amino acid-binding protein: MSETRTQAYTVRLELVDEPGELLRALEPIADNGGNLLSIFHERGNVTPRGRIPVEVDLEATPERFETIVEALREAGVNVVQAGQERYSEELTIVLVGHLVDTDLSDTLSRLRTEANSRVADLSLSAPEGTDDESSARLRLKADQGAVEETLAAVRTVADEKELRVIEPLAAGGGV; encoded by the coding sequence ATGAGCGAGACGCGAACCCAGGCCTACACCGTGCGACTGGAGCTGGTCGACGAACCAGGGGAACTGCTCCGAGCGCTGGAACCGATCGCCGACAACGGCGGGAACCTGCTGTCGATCTTCCACGAGCGGGGCAACGTCACGCCGCGCGGTCGGATCCCCGTGGAGGTGGACCTGGAGGCGACGCCGGAGCGGTTCGAGACGATTGTCGAGGCGCTGCGCGAGGCCGGCGTCAACGTCGTTCAGGCCGGCCAGGAACGCTACAGCGAGGAGCTGACGATCGTCCTCGTGGGCCATCTCGTCGACACCGACCTCTCGGATACGCTCTCGCGGTTGCGGACGGAAGCGAACAGCCGCGTCGCGGACCTGTCGCTGTCCGCACCCGAGGGAACTGACGACGAGTCGAGTGCCCGACTCCGGCTGAAGGCCGATCAGGGTGCCGTCGAGGAGACGCTCGCGGCCGTGCGGACGGTCGCCGACGAGAAGGAGCTGCGCGTGATCGAGCCGCTGGCGGCGGGAGGTGGCGTCTGA
- the thsB gene encoding thermosome subunit beta encodes MSQRMQGQPMVILGEDSQRMQDKDAQSHNISAARAVAESVRSTLGPKGMDKMLVSSTGDVTVTNDGVTILREMDIDNPTAEMIVEVAETQEDEAGDGTTSAVSISGELLKNAEDLLEQDIHPSTVIKGFDMAAKEARSQIDDVAEEVSVDDREVLKQVAETAMTGKGAEQNKDLLGELIVDAVENVTVEAEDGSSVVDLEFLDITTEASGTAADSELVEGVLLTEDPVHEDMPTDFEDAEVLLMDTALEIEEANADAQLSVDDPSQLQQFVEQEEQQLEEMVETIADAGVDVVFCQKNIDDMVQHMLAKEGILAVKRAKKSDIEFMREVLDANIVSDLDNFSGADLGSGDVTYDADNEWFVVEGDNSHGVTLLLRGSTDHVVDELERGVNDALDVVAAAVADGLVLAGGGAVEVELASRLRDYADGISGREQLAIEAFADSLELIPRVLAANAGLDSIDTLVELRSAHEDGDQNAGLNVFTGDIEDTYEAGVVETAHAKSQALSSAAEAANLVLKIDDIIAAGDLSTSGGDEEGAGGPGAGGMGGMGGGMGGMM; translated from the coding sequence ATGAGTCAGCGAATGCAGGGACAGCCCATGGTCATTCTGGGCGAGGATTCTCAGCGGATGCAGGACAAGGACGCACAGAGCCACAACATCTCCGCGGCCCGGGCGGTCGCGGAGTCGGTACGCTCGACGCTCGGTCCGAAGGGGATGGACAAGATGCTCGTCTCCTCGACGGGCGACGTCACGGTCACCAACGACGGCGTGACCATCCTCCGGGAGATGGACATCGACAACCCGACGGCGGAGATGATCGTTGAGGTCGCCGAGACCCAGGAAGACGAGGCGGGCGACGGCACGACCTCGGCCGTCTCGATCTCGGGCGAGTTGCTGAAAAACGCCGAGGACCTGCTCGAACAGGACATCCACCCCTCGACGGTCATCAAGGGCTTCGACATGGCCGCCAAGGAGGCCCGAAGCCAGATCGACGACGTGGCTGAGGAAGTCAGCGTCGATGACCGGGAAGTCCTCAAGCAGGTCGCCGAGACGGCGATGACCGGCAAGGGCGCGGAGCAGAACAAGGATCTGCTCGGCGAGCTGATCGTCGACGCCGTCGAGAACGTCACGGTCGAAGCCGAGGACGGCTCCTCGGTCGTCGATCTGGAGTTCCTGGATATCACGACCGAGGCCAGCGGAACCGCCGCGGACTCGGAACTCGTCGAGGGCGTCCTCCTCACGGAGGATCCGGTCCACGAGGACATGCCGACCGACTTCGAGGACGCCGAGGTCCTCCTGATGGACACGGCACTGGAGATCGAAGAGGCCAACGCCGACGCCCAGCTGAGCGTCGACGACCCGTCCCAGCTCCAGCAGTTCGTCGAACAGGAGGAACAGCAGCTCGAGGAGATGGTCGAGACGATCGCCGACGCCGGCGTCGACGTGGTCTTCTGTCAGAAGAACATCGACGACATGGTCCAGCACATGCTGGCCAAGGAGGGAATCCTCGCGGTCAAGCGAGCGAAGAAGTCCGACATCGAGTTCATGCGCGAGGTCCTCGATGCGAACATCGTCTCCGATCTGGACAACTTCTCCGGGGCGGATCTGGGATCGGGCGACGTCACCTACGACGCCGACAACGAGTGGTTCGTCGTCGAGGGCGACAACTCCCACGGCGTGACGCTGCTGCTGCGCGGGTCGACCGACCACGTGGTCGACGAACTCGAGCGCGGCGTCAACGACGCGCTGGACGTCGTCGCCGCGGCGGTCGCGGACGGGCTCGTGCTCGCCGGCGGCGGTGCCGTCGAGGTCGAACTCGCGAGCCGGCTGCGCGACTACGCCGACGGCATCAGCGGCCGCGAACAGCTCGCCATCGAGGCCTTCGCGGACTCGCTTGAACTGATCCCGCGAGTGCTGGCGGCGAACGCCGGCCTCGATTCGATCGACACGCTGGTCGAACTCCGCTCCGCCCACGAGGACGGCGACCAGAACGCCGGGCTGAACGTCTTCACCGGCGATATCGAAGACACCTACGAGGCGGGCGTCGTCGAGACGGCCCACGCCAAGTCGCAGGCGCTGTCCTCGGCCGCCGAGGCCGCCAACCTCGTGCTGAAGATCGACGACATCATCGCTGCCGGCGACCTGTCGACGTCCGGCGGCGACGAGGAAGGCGCTGGCGGACCCGGCGCCGGCGGCATGGGCGGTATGGGCGGCGGCATGGGCGGCATGATGTAG
- a CDS encoding ABC1 kinase family protein encodes MQPESSGRTAERSSAESEAPAAGLQAASATGTGVRLRALWRLLVVVRTFLPLAIAWWRDRRRYLLFGGRRDVSDEQRRERAEYLLSAFVSLGPTFIKLGQLLSTRPDVLPRAYVDVLSRLQDRVPPDPWTEVEPLLEGEIGDVESVFDSFDREPISGASLGQVYTANLDGQRVAVKVLRPGIRRRVEADIRVLSVLVPVLARFAPRSQQFTLENLTEEFAASIRREMDYELEAQTLERIAENFADDPKIRLPEVEHEYLTDRVLVMEYVDGIKITDLDALEREGIDRSTVVERLEDAYIRMIAEHGLFHADPHPGNLAVQPDGTIVFYDFGMAGRLDDRTREQLFEFYVAVAEDDVDRMIDAFVAMGALDPNADRQLMTEAFGLVLDSYRGEDISQYQVAELFEQFQGTMQEMPIRLPQNLALVVRVSSVLEGVCRTLDPEFDFISVVREYVAERATETATTERVREELRSRAVDLERSVRRLPGQVDAALDREERGALGISMDIESDDDVFGRLARQVVFGSATAAAVVATAGLYGVGNGTWAAIGGGTALVLGALTKRAFATDGPRRDVQAGTTMAQRSLRGRKQGDSERQRGR; translated from the coding sequence ATGCAGCCTGAGTCGTCGGGGCGGACCGCCGAGCGATCGAGTGCTGAATCGGAGGCTCCAGCCGCCGGTCTGCAGGCCGCCTCGGCGACCGGGACGGGTGTCCGGCTTCGGGCGCTGTGGCGGCTGCTGGTCGTCGTCAGGACGTTCCTGCCGCTTGCGATCGCCTGGTGGCGCGACCGTCGTCGGTACCTGCTTTTCGGCGGCCGGCGTGACGTCTCGGACGAACAGCGCCGCGAGCGGGCCGAGTACCTGCTCTCGGCGTTCGTCTCGCTCGGCCCGACGTTCATCAAGCTCGGGCAACTGCTCTCGACGCGCCCGGACGTGCTCCCGCGGGCGTACGTGGACGTGCTCTCCCGACTGCAGGACCGGGTGCCGCCTGACCCCTGGACAGAGGTCGAACCGTTGCTGGAGGGGGAGATCGGCGACGTCGAGTCGGTCTTCGACTCGTTCGACCGCGAGCCGATTAGCGGGGCGAGCCTCGGGCAGGTCTACACCGCGAACCTCGACGGCCAGCGCGTGGCGGTGAAGGTCCTGCGGCCGGGCATCAGACGACGCGTCGAGGCCGACATCCGCGTGCTGTCGGTGCTCGTCCCGGTGCTTGCCAGGTTTGCACCCCGATCCCAGCAGTTCACGCTTGAGAACCTCACCGAGGAGTTCGCGGCCTCGATCCGCCGGGAGATGGACTACGAGCTGGAGGCACAGACCCTCGAGCGGATCGCCGAGAACTTCGCCGACGACCCGAAGATCCGCCTCCCTGAGGTCGAACACGAGTACTTGACCGACCGCGTACTCGTCATGGAATACGTCGACGGGATCAAGATCACCGACCTCGACGCGCTCGAACGCGAGGGGATCGACCGGTCGACGGTCGTCGAACGGCTGGAAGACGCCTACATCAGGATGATCGCCGAGCACGGGCTCTTTCACGCCGATCCCCATCCAGGGAATCTGGCGGTCCAGCCCGACGGGACGATCGTCTTCTACGACTTCGGGATGGCGGGGCGACTCGACGATCGGACCCGCGAGCAACTGTTCGAGTTCTACGTCGCCGTCGCCGAGGACGACGTCGACCGGATGATCGACGCGTTCGTCGCGATGGGCGCGCTCGATCCGAACGCCGACCGACAGCTGATGACGGAGGCGTTCGGGCTCGTGCTGGACAGCTACCGGGGCGAGGACATCAGCCAGTACCAGGTGGCCGAGCTGTTCGAGCAGTTCCAGGGGACGATGCAGGAGATGCCGATACGGCTCCCGCAGAACCTCGCGCTGGTCGTCCGCGTCTCGAGCGTCCTCGAGGGGGTCTGTCGGACGCTCGACCCCGAGTTCGACTTCATCAGCGTCGTCAGGGAGTACGTCGCCGAGCGCGCGACTGAGACGGCGACGACAGAGCGAGTCCGCGAGGAACTTCGCTCGCGTGCGGTCGATCTCGAACGGAGCGTGCGGCGTCTCCCCGGACAGGTCGACGCCGCCCTCGATCGCGAGGAACGCGGCGCGCTCGGAATCTCGATGGATATCGAGTCCGACGACGACGTCTTCGGTCGGCTGGCCCGGCAGGTCGTGTTCGGGAGCGCGACCGCGGCCGCCGTCGTCGCCACTGCGGGCCTGTACGGCGTCGGCAACGGGACATGGGCGGCCATCGGCGGGGGCACGGCGCTGGTGCTCGGCGCGCTCACGAAGCGAGCGTTCGCGACCGACGGACCGCGGCGGGACGTCCAGGCCGGCACCACGATGGCCCAGCGTAGCCTCCGGGGTCGAAAGCAGGGCGACAGCGAAAGGCAGCGCGGCCGGTGA
- the tuf gene encoding translation elongation factor EF-1 subunit alpha, which translates to MSEDKPHQNLAIIGHVDHGKSTMVGRLLFETGSVPEHVIEQYREEAEEKGKGGFEFAYVMDNLAEERERGVTIDIAHQEFDTDEYYFTIVDCPGHRDFVKNMITGASQADNAVLVVAADDGVQPQTQEHVFLSKTLGIDELIVAVNKMDLVDYSESDYKQVVEEVKQLLNQVSFDTDDASFIPTSAFEGDNVESASDNTPWYDGPTLLEALNNLPEPQPPTDAPLRLPIQDVYTISGIGTVPVGRIETGTMNPGDNVSFQPSDVGGEVKTIEMHHEEVDSAGPGDNVGFNVRGIGKDDIRRGDVCGPADDPPTVAETFQAQIVVMQHPSVITAGYTPVFHAHTAQVACTVESIDKKIDPSSGEVAEENPDFIQSGDAAVVTVRPQKPLSIEPSSEIPELGSFAIRDMGQTIAAGKVLSVQERE; encoded by the coding sequence ATGAGTGAGGACAAACCGCACCAGAACCTGGCCATTATCGGCCACGTCGACCACGGAAAGAGTACGATGGTCGGGCGACTCCTGTTCGAGACAGGGTCCGTCCCCGAGCACGTCATCGAACAGTACCGCGAGGAAGCAGAAGAGAAGGGCAAGGGCGGCTTCGAGTTCGCCTACGTCATGGACAACCTCGCCGAGGAGCGCGAGCGCGGGGTCACCATTGACATCGCCCACCAGGAGTTCGACACCGACGAGTACTACTTCACCATCGTCGACTGTCCCGGGCACCGCGACTTCGTGAAGAACATGATCACGGGCGCGAGCCAGGCCGACAACGCCGTGCTCGTGGTCGCCGCCGACGACGGCGTCCAGCCCCAGACCCAGGAGCACGTCTTCCTCTCGAAGACGCTGGGTATCGACGAACTCATCGTCGCCGTCAACAAGATGGACCTCGTCGACTACAGCGAGTCCGATTACAAGCAGGTCGTCGAAGAGGTCAAGCAGCTGCTCAACCAGGTGTCGTTCGACACCGACGACGCGAGCTTCATCCCGACCTCGGCCTTCGAGGGCGACAACGTCGAGTCCGCTTCGGACAACACGCCCTGGTACGACGGCCCGACCCTGCTGGAAGCGCTCAACAACCTGCCGGAGCCCCAGCCGCCGACGGACGCGCCGCTGCGACTGCCGATCCAGGACGTCTACACGATCTCCGGCATCGGGACCGTTCCCGTCGGACGGATCGAGACCGGGACGATGAACCCCGGCGACAACGTCAGCTTCCAGCCCTCGGACGTCGGTGGCGAGGTCAAGACCATCGAGATGCACCACGAGGAAGTCGACAGCGCGGGCCCCGGCGACAACGTCGGGTTCAACGTCCGCGGTATCGGCAAGGACGACATCCGCCGCGGCGACGTCTGTGGTCCGGCCGACGACCCGCCGACGGTCGCCGAGACCTTCCAGGCGCAGATCGTCGTCATGCAGCACCCCAGCGTGATCACGGCCGGTTACACGCCGGTCTTCCACGCCCACACCGCACAGGTCGCCTGTACGGTCGAGTCCATCGACAAGAAGATCGACCCCTCCTCCGGCGAGGTCGCCGAGGAGAACCCCGACTTCATCCAGTCGGGTGACGCGGCGGTCGTCACCGTTCGGCCGCAGAAGCCGCTCAGCATCGAGCCGTCCAGCGAGATCCCCGAGCTCGGGTCCTTCGCCATCCGTGACATGGGTCAGACCATCGCGGCAGGGAAGGTCCTGAGCGTTCAAGAGCGCGAATAA
- a CDS encoding amino acid-binding protein, whose protein sequence is MSEARTQSYTVRLELADEPGELLAALEPIADNGGNLLSIFHERGNLTPRGRIPVEVDLEATPERFETIVEALREAGVNVVQAGQERYSEELTVLLVGHLVDTDLSDTLSQLRAENGAVADLSLSAPEGAESESSARLRLKTDQGAVEETLAAVRQVAEEKDLRVIEPLAAGGGV, encoded by the coding sequence ATGAGCGAGGCGCGCACCCAGTCCTACACGGTTCGACTCGAACTGGCCGACGAGCCTGGTGAACTGCTGGCCGCGCTGGAGCCGATCGCCGACAACGGCGGGAACCTGCTGTCGATCTTCCACGAGCGGGGCAACCTCACCCCTCGGGGTCGGATCCCCGTGGAGGTGGACCTGGAGGCGACGCCGGAGCGGTTCGAGACGATCGTCGAGGCGCTGCGCGAGGCCGGCGTCAACGTCGTTCAGGCCGGGCAGGAACGCTACAGCGAGGAACTGACAGTCTTGCTGGTCGGCCATCTCGTCGATACCGATCTGTCGGACACGCTCTCGCAACTGCGCGCTGAGAACGGTGCCGTCGCGGACCTGTCGCTGTCCGCGCCGGAAGGTGCCGAGAGCGAGTCCAGCGCCCGACTCCGGCTGAAGACCGATCAGGGTGCCGTCGAGGAGACGCTCGCGGCCGTGCGGCAGGTGGCCGAGGAGAAGGACCTGCGCGTCATCGAGCCGCTGGCGGCGGGAGGTGGTGTCTGA
- the rpsJ gene encoding 30S ribosomal protein S10: MMQQARVRLAGTNPDDLDDICDDVREIANKTGVKLSGPVPLPTKTLEVPARKSPDGEGTATWEHWEMRVHKRLIDIDADERALRQLMRIQVPNDVSIEIVLED, translated from the coding sequence ATAATGCAGCAAGCACGCGTTCGGCTCGCGGGCACGAACCCGGACGATCTGGACGACATCTGCGACGACGTCCGCGAGATCGCCAACAAGACCGGCGTCAAGCTCAGCGGGCCCGTCCCGCTGCCGACCAAGACGCTGGAAGTGCCTGCCCGGAAGTCGCCCGACGGCGAAGGGACGGCGACCTGGGAGCACTGGGAGATGCGCGTCCACAAGCGGCTGATCGACATCGACGCCGACGAACGGGCGCTCCGCCAGCTGATGCGCATCCAGGTGCCCAACGACGTCTCGATCGAGATCGTGCTCGAGGACTGA
- a CDS encoding transcription initiation factor IIB, with the protein MYRGPLSSADSRIDTCPECGGRVTGGAERVCQACGLVLEASPPDRRPRQTRPRARDGGRGTGAPLRPARPNQRLTTRVGRRRDARGRPVSARTRRRLHRQRTQHRRAARAANKETLRPGLSEIARVCAVLDVSDSVRASASVLFRRALGEHLLYGRAYESIAGATVYLGARQVDVVRTLTEVANASRCPNTTVVRDVRFLQRELKIAVGPLSAAVYLPRLRSALGLDERAVRSARRLLEAAIAENLHSGRDPKGVAAGALYTVSRLDGCAADLRQTEVAAAADVSPETVRTRFDEFASCCPEVLAGGNAASP; encoded by the coding sequence ATGTATCGAGGACCTCTGTCGTCTGCGGACAGTCGCATCGACACCTGCCCGGAGTGTGGCGGTCGCGTGACAGGCGGAGCCGAACGCGTGTGTCAGGCGTGTGGGCTCGTGCTCGAGGCCTCGCCGCCCGACCGGCGTCCGCGACAGACGCGGCCGCGAGCGCGCGACGGCGGCCGCGGGACTGGTGCGCCATTGCGTCCGGCACGTCCGAACCAGCGGCTCACCACGCGAGTGGGGCGGCGACGGGACGCACGCGGACGGCCCGTCTCGGCCCGGACGCGGCGTCGCCTGCACAGACAGCGGACACAGCACCGGCGGGCCGCCCGGGCGGCGAACAAGGAGACGCTCCGGCCGGGGCTCTCCGAGATCGCCCGCGTGTGCGCGGTGCTGGATGTCTCCGATAGCGTCCGTGCGAGCGCGAGCGTGCTGTTCCGGCGGGCACTCGGGGAGCATCTGCTGTACGGCCGGGCCTACGAGTCGATCGCCGGTGCGACGGTCTATCTGGGAGCCCGACAGGTCGACGTCGTGCGGACGCTCACCGAAGTGGCGAACGCGAGTCGGTGTCCCAACACCACCGTCGTTCGTGACGTCCGGTTTCTCCAGCGTGAACTGAAAATCGCCGTCGGCCCGCTCTCGGCGGCCGTGTACCTCCCGCGGTTGCGGTCGGCGCTCGGCCTCGACGAGCGGGCCGTCCGGTCGGCGCGCAGGCTTCTCGAGGCCGCGATCGCGGAGAACCTTCACAGCGGGCGCGACCCGAAAGGCGTCGCCGCCGGCGCGCTGTACACCGTCTCGCGACTCGACGGCTGCGCTGCGGACCTCAGACAGACCGAGGTCGCGGCGGCGGCCGACGTCTCCCCGGAGACCGTCCGCACGCGGTTCGACGAGTTCGCGTCGTGCTGTCCGGAGGTGCTCGCCGGCGGGAACGCGGCGTCCCCGTAG
- a CDS encoding homoserine dehydrogenase produces the protein MRLAIAGAGAVGRSVAQLAGDDGHDVTAIADSRSAAVDPDGLDIDAVLERKDSEGAVGTADPEDALAAEYDALVEATPTTLGDAQPGFGHVERALERDRHVVLANKGPVAERYGEVTALAEDSAGEVRFEATVGGAIPVLSTIEDYGPSTITAARGVLNGTANFVLSRMAAEGLGYEHVLAEAQDLGVAEADPSFDVEGTDAALKCVILANVLAEDREYTLADATVEGIDAIPPSALELAREDGRTIRLIGEVAGGEIRVGPRLVPEQADLAVTGTTNIVQLETENAGRLNLSGRGAGGPETATAILADINRLPRPDP, from the coding sequence ATGCGGCTGGCGATCGCAGGCGCCGGTGCTGTCGGTCGCTCGGTCGCGCAACTGGCCGGCGATGACGGGCACGACGTCACCGCGATAGCCGACTCGCGTTCGGCCGCGGTCGACCCCGACGGTCTCGACATCGACGCCGTCCTCGAACGCAAGGACAGCGAGGGCGCTGTCGGGACGGCAGATCCGGAAGACGCGCTGGCGGCCGAGTACGACGCGCTCGTGGAGGCGACGCCGACGACGCTGGGCGACGCCCAGCCTGGCTTTGGTCACGTCGAGCGTGCGCTCGAACGGGACCGCCACGTCGTGCTGGCCAACAAGGGGCCGGTCGCAGAGCGCTACGGCGAGGTGACGGCGCTGGCCGAGGACAGCGCTGGCGAGGTTCGGTTCGAAGCGACGGTGGGCGGTGCGATCCCGGTGCTGTCGACGATTGAGGACTACGGCCCGTCGACGATCACCGCCGCCCGGGGCGTGCTCAACGGGACCGCGAACTTCGTCCTCTCGCGGATGGCCGCGGAGGGGCTCGGCTACGAGCACGTGCTGGCGGAGGCCCAGGACTTGGGCGTCGCCGAAGCGGACCCGTCCTTCGACGTGGAGGGGACCGACGCCGCGCTGAAGTGCGTCATCCTGGCGAACGTCCTCGCGGAGGATCGGGAGTACACACTCGCTGACGCGACCGTCGAGGGGATCGACGCGATCCCGCCCAGCGCGCTGGAACTGGCCCGCGAGGACGGCCGGACGATCCGGCTGATCGGCGAGGTTGCGGGCGGGGAGATCCGCGTGGGGCCGCGGCTGGTCCCCGAACAGGCCGACCTCGCGGTTACGGGGACGACCAATATCGTCCAGCTGGAAACCGAAAACGCCGGCCGACTCAACCTCTCGGGGCGGGGTGCTGGCGGCCCGGAAACTGCGACGGCGATACTGGCCGATATTAATCGCCTTCCCCGGCCCGATCCGTGA
- a CDS encoding homoserine dehydrogenase: MRLAIVGTGTVGGSVAELASEYEHEVTAMANVEAATIDADGIDVEAALERQQEGERHLGEADPEDALAAEYDVLVEATPVTLGDAQPGFGHVERALERDRHVVLANKGPMAERYGEVMALAEDSAGEVRFEATVGGAIPVLSTIEDYGPATITAARGVLNGTANFILSRMANAGLGYEHVLAEAQDLGVAETDPAFDVEGTDAALKCVILANVLAEDREYTLADATVEGIRDIPESALELAQEDGRTIRLIGEVAGGEIRVGPRLVPEHSELAVTGTTNIVQLETENAGRLNLSGRGAGGPETATAMLADVGRLPPL; this comes from the coding sequence ATGCGGCTGGCGATCGTCGGGACCGGCACCGTCGGGGGTTCCGTCGCGGAACTCGCCAGCGAGTACGAGCACGAAGTCACCGCGATGGCCAACGTCGAGGCGGCGACGATCGACGCCGACGGGATCGACGTCGAGGCCGCGCTCGAACGCCAGCAGGAGGGCGAGCGCCACCTCGGCGAGGCCGACCCGGAAGACGCGCTGGCGGCCGAGTACGATGTGCTCGTCGAGGCGACGCCGGTCACGCTGGGCGACGCCCAGCCTGGCTTTGGCCACGTCGAGCGTGCGCTCGAACGGGACCGCCACGTCGTGCTGGCCAACAAGGGGCCGATGGCCGAACGCTACGGCGAGGTGATGGCGCTGGCCGAGGACAGCGCTGGCGAGGTCCGGTTCGAGGCGACGGTGGGCGGTGCGATCCCGGTGCTGTCGACGATCGAGGACTACGGTCCGGCGACGATCACCGCCGCCCGGGGCGTGCTCAACGGGACCGCGAACTTCATCCTCTCGCGGATGGCCAACGCCGGGCTCGGCTACGAGCACGTGCTGGCGGAGGCCCAGGACCTGGGCGTCGCCGAGACCGATCCCGCGTTCGACGTGGAGGGGACCGACGCCGCGCTGAAGTGCGTCATCCTGGCGAACGTCCTCGCGGAGGATCGGGAGTACACCCTCGCGGACGCGACAGTCGAGGGAATCAGGGACATCCCCGAGAGCGCGCTGGAACTGGCCCAGGAGGACGGCCGGACGATCCGGCTGATCGGCGAGGTCGCGGGCGGGGAGATCCGCGTGGGGCCGCGGCTGGTCCCCGAACACAGCGAACTCGCGGTCACGGGGACGACCAACATCGTCCAGCTGGAGACCGAAAACGCCGGCCGACTCAACCTCTCGGGGCGGGGTGCCGGCGGCCCCGAGACCGCGACGGCGATGCTCGCGGACGTGGGTCGGCTCCCGCCGCTCTGA